The following coding sequences are from one Homalodisca vitripennis isolate AUS2020 chromosome 7, UT_GWSS_2.1, whole genome shotgun sequence window:
- the LOC124366270 gene encoding dnaJ homolog subfamily C member 16 has product MKWTVFYWLLVVIVNCVDFSSSSLEDPYKTLGIPRSSTVTEIRKAYKQLAKEWHPDKNDDPAAEDKFVEITQAYELLTDPERRKQFDNFGRMEEPRARREYRRYDPMDELFAGTGFRFQYSDRDITLFHKLSITTRAFENMLVPKSWRTPYLILFYSDWCFACLQVEPVWRRIMEELEPIGVGIATAHAENEPMLARRVSVHSLPCLVLLIDGKPVVYKENLFSVQKVVEFVRNKLPYRLIQNIGDDGLDSFLSGWIDNKVRGLVFQRQGPVRLRYLLTAFAYRERVAFAFVQTNTAKGEAVRARLQVPPDMDSLLLFNENTERPVASVSMINIPVQTLQDVINSNKYLLLPRLSSQDLLDALCPASASPRKRLCVLLVSQNTPHHEPHRQSLRRFAQEANYADKVCFMYIFQERQVEFVHALLSGESSPLEPLVAILWRRDQKHIKYEWLPEGQDWASYNTTKQHLEPAIERLLRAAQAMPHEAVIGELIDEQAQGLISKVITRLMVTYDVLRDNLDKEHVLPVVSVIATIVVILAAGYLMAYLMKLEETRVQEEYASKPQRSSKPQVYQPSLRLHELRAETYNGLVRLLRPGCRTILLLVDTQSRATLLPTFHKTVWPYRKNKTLLFAHLNLDRGISWYKELLSLSLVESRDQPLNINPRNCIGTVLSLNGLRKYFCMYHAKHPECIGTKGNKRMKRMTKQLSVDPAGSFMGFDDTDSEDSDLSDVEQGLKSINQNGDKYSHVIFQENLLDGLPNWLDRLFEGSTHRYYINYWPDFNAK; this is encoded by the exons ATGAAATGGACcgtattttattggttattagtAGTAATAGTTAACTGTGTTGATTTTAGTAGTAGTAGTTTGGAAGATCCATACAAAACCTTAGGCATTCCAAGATCTTCTACAGTCACTGAAATAAGGAAAGCTTATAAACAACTCGCTAAAGAATG GCACCCAGACAAGAATGACGATCCTGCCGCAGAAGACAAGTTTGTTGAGATAACACAAGCCTACGAG TTGCTGACAGACCCAGAGAGACGGAAGCAGTTTGACAATTTCGGGCGGATGGAGGAGCCTCGGGCACGCCGCGAGTACCGGCGGTATGACCCCATGGACGAACTGTTCGCCGGGACCGGATTCCGGTTCCAGTACTCTGATCGAGACATCACACTCTTCCACAAATTGTCCATTACCACCAG AGCGTTTGAGAACATGCTGGTCCCCAAGAGTTGGCGTACGCCGTATCTGATCCTGTTCTACTCGGACTGGTGCTTCGCGTGTCTTCAAGTCGAGCCAGTCTGGAGGCGAATCATGGAGGAGCTTGAACCTATCGGG GTGGGTATAGCGACCGCGCACGCAGAGAACGAGCCAATGCTAGCACGCCGCGTCAGTGTGCACTCGCTGCCTTGTCTCGTGTTGCTGATTGACGGAAAACCTGTTGTCTACAAGGAGAATCTCTTTAGTGTACAAAAGGTTGTGG AATTTGTACGCAATAAGCTGCCGTACCGTCTGATCCAGAATATAGGGGATGATGGACTGGACAGTTTCCTGTCCGGGTGGATAGACAATAAGGTGCGAGGTCTGGTGTTCCAAAGACAGGGGCCAGTCAGACTGCGCTATCTACTCACTGCCTTTGCGTACCGGGAGAGAGTTGCGTTTGC GTTCGTCCAGACCAACACGGCCAAGGGGGAGGCTGTGAGAGCGCGGCTACAGGTACCTCCAGACATGGACTCTCTGCTGCTGTTCAACGAGAACACTGAACGCCCAGTGGCCAGTGTGTCCATGATCAACATCCCTGTGCAGACTCTGCAAGACGTCATCAACTCCAACAAGTATCTCCTGCTGCCCAGGCTTTCCTCACAG GATCTCCTAGATGCTCTGTGTCCAGCAAGTGCATCCCCTCGCAAACGACTATGTGTACTATTGGTCTCACAGAACACCCCCCACCACGAGCCCCACCGTCAGAGTCTACGCAGGTTCGCTCAGGAAGCTAACTACGCAGACAAGGTGTGCTTCATGTACATCTTCCAGGAACGCCAGGTCGAGTTTGTTCATGCCCTTCTTTCAG GAGAGAGCAGTCCACTGGAGCCGCTGGTGGCCATATTGTGGAGGAGAGACCAGAAACATATCAAGTACGAGTGGCTACCTGAGGGTCAGGACTGGGCGAGTTACAACACGACCAAGCAGCACCTGGAGCCAGCGATAGAGCGGCTGCTGCGTGCCGCGCAG GCTATGCCACATGAAGCGGTGATCGGAGAACTGATAGATGAGCAGGCACAGGGACTCATCTCCAAGGTGATCACCAGGTTGATGGTGACCTACGACGTCCTGAGGGACAACCTGGACAAGGAGCATGTCCTTCCTGTGGTGTCTGTCATCGCCACGATCGTCGTCATCCTGGCAGCCGGTTACCTCATGGCCTACCTCAT GAAACTGGAGGAAACCCGGGTGCAGGAGGAGTATGCCAGTAAGCCCCAGCGCAGCAGCAAGCCCCAGGTGTACCAACCGTCGCTGAGGCTGCACGAACTGCGGGCCGAGACATACAACGGTTTGGTACGCCTGCTGCGACCTGGCTGCCGCACCATTCTGCTGCTGGTGGACACCCAGAGTCGAGCCACACTGTTGCCAACCTTCCACAAGACCGTGTGGCCTTACCGCAAGAACAAGACTCTTCTGTTCGCACACCTCAACCTCGACAGGGGTATTTCCTG GTACAAGGAACTTTTATCGCTAAGCCTGGTGGAATCCCGGGACCAACCCCTCAACATCAACCCCCGCAACTGTATCGGCACTGTCTTATCGCTCAATGGTCTGCGCAAGTACTTCTGTATGTACCACGCCAAACATCCGGAGTGTATAGGCACCAAAGGGAACAAG CGGATGAAGAGGATGACCAAGCAGTTGTCGGTGGATCCAGCTGGATCATTCATGGGCTTCGACGACACGGACTCGGAGGACAGTGACTTGTCAGATGTGGAGCAAGGATTGAAGTCTATTAATCAG AATGGAGACAAATACAGTCATGTAATCTTCCAAGAGAACCTGTTGGACGGTCTGCCCAACTGGTTGGACCGGTTGTTCGAGGGCTCTACACATCGGTATTATATCAACTACTGGCCCGACTTTAACGCCAAGTGA